A single Triticum dicoccoides isolate Atlit2015 ecotype Zavitan chromosome 2A, WEW_v2.0, whole genome shotgun sequence DNA region contains:
- the LOC119358892 gene encoding xyloglucan endotransglucosylase/hydrolase protein 15-like, producing the protein MGKPEALAAVLVALASVLGLVSGGNFLEECDATWEPQNCWTYDGGNSLSLALVSNSSGSMIRSKRQFIYGTVSTMIQLVKGDSAGTVTTYYTSSVGDDHDEIDFEFLGNETGQPYTLHTNVYAAGVGGKEMQFRPWFDPTDGYHNYTISWTPCMLVWYVDGTPIRAFRNYEHAHGVAFPTSRPMYAYSSIWAAEDWATQGGRVRADWSRAPFVASYRGIDLDVCECYGGDCVYTCAGAFGACGGLTGDQRGRMRWVQDNYRIYDYCADQEAGKVPGVECTLPQY; encoded by the exons ATGGGGAAGCCGGAAGCGTTGGCTGCAGTGCTAGTAGCTCTTGCCTCGGTTCTTGGCCTCGTGTCCGGCGGCAACTTCTTGGAGGAATGCGACGCTACGTGGGAGCCCCAGAACTGCTGGACCtacgacggcggcaacagcctctccctcgccctcgtcagCAACTCCTCAG GCTCGATGATCCGGTCCAAGCGGCAGTTTATATACGGGACGGTGTCGACCATGATCCAGCTCGTTAAGGGCGACTCCGCTGGCACCGTCACGACGTACTAC ACATCCTCGGTGGGGGACGACCACGACGAGATCGACTTCGAGTTCCTGGGGAACGAGACGGGGCAGCCCTACACGCTGCACACCAACGTCTACGCCGCCGGCGTCGGCGGCAAGGAGATGCAGTTCCGCCCCTGGTTCGACCCCACCGACGGCTACCACAACTACACCATCTCCTGGACGCCCTGCATGCTCGTCTGGTACGTCGACGGGACGCCCATCAGGGCGTTCCGCAACTACGAGCACGCCCACGGCGTGGCGTTCCCGACGAGCCGCCCCATGTACGCCTACTCCAGCATCTGGGCGGCCGAGGACTGGGCCACGCAGGGCGGCCGCGTCAGGGCCGACTGGAGTCGCGCGCCCTTCGTCGCCAGCTACCGCGGCATTGATCTTGATGTTTGCGAGTGCTACGGCGGCGACTGCGTCTACACCTGCGCCGGGGCGTTCGGGGCCTGCGGCGGGCTCACCGGCGACCAGCGGGGGAGGATGCGGTGGGTGCAGGACAATTACAGAATCTACGACTACTGCGCGGATCAGGAGGCCGGCAAGGTACCCGGCGTCGAGTGCACCCTGCCGCAGTACTGA